TCATTGGTGAAGCAGGTTGATGGTttaaatctttcttttcttcttcaaattaggaaaataattatttcatttcaaCCTCCCAAATATAtcacaatttttgtaaaaattttaatgatatttctaattatttccttttcaaataagaaatatttgttcttattttggTGAGTATTATTCATGCCAATTGTCAACCTTCCAATTATCGCATTTGGATATAAATGGGTGGCATTTGAAAGTAAATTACACAACACCTTACCCTTACGAGTAAgtgtaaaaataaattttatttttttaaaaagatgtaAATTAATGCTTCAACTATCATTTTGATCATTGTactttagattttgttttattttgatttttgtacTTTCTAAGTCCAGTTTTAGTCATCGATGATTATactttagattttatttattttaatttttgtactttctaaatccaattttaatcGTCGATGATTGTACtttaagttttgttttattttgatttttgtacTTCCTAAgtccaattttaattattaaagtgCTGCTTattattcattttgttttttacttttgtgttttaaaattaactctaagttctctcaattttttataatgacTTTCGTCTTTCTTgaataaaagagtttaatgttagtaaaatttcaaaaacaaaaacaagttttaaagaaactatattttttttagttttcaaattttggtttggttttcgAAAACATTGATAGAAAGTAGAtaaggaaacaaaaaatttagaggtagaattggtgtttatattattaattttcaaagctaaaattcaaaaaccaaagAGTTACCAAATAAGGTAtgaactttcaataaatcttacaATTAGTCCATGAagttaatatttgtttttttttcccctatagCTTCCATTATAAGCACTTTGTTTTTAAATCTGGTAGGAAGGAACTCTTACTATTATTTAATCAACTTtgattagaattaattttgaatggcTAAATTGATCTAAATCTTATTGAAAgcaaaaagattaaatttagataattaaaatgaaatggaaTCCAAAGTATATGGAGCACCAAAATGACATTATAATGGAAAGAATAACAACTACTTATTAGATAACATATGAAATTCaacttaaaaagtttatttatttcaatttatgtgtctgttagattttctttttgtgtttgttAATCCATGAGTTATGTACCAATTTTTTCGAAACATAACCCACAAAACaaaccaaatacaaattatacctttctcatgttttaaaagaaaataaggaaaaagaaaaacaaatacaaattataacAATCAAAATATGAATTTGTATGAATAGCATGAATGTAGGgttccaaaccctaattttcatagatagacttaatttaaaGTTACAATCAATTCCCATTAAGAAAAGAGACCATCATACTTTAATGGGGTGGATTTGGTTTAGTATGTGGCTTTACAAGGATGATCTAATAGGTCATTTCATAGAGGTGAGTTATTTGATTAAGTATAAAAGTTGGACTATAAAGACAACCATAAGggctaaaaaaaatgaattcacaagataaataaaaaaaatcagtaaACACCATAAACGTCGACCATAGGGTCAACCATGATTAGAAAATTGTGCCCAAGTATTCATCTATTAGGCCAATTACATATGCCTAGGTCCATCAATGATATTATTTGTAATGGCTAGATTAAATTACTAATACTCAAATTAATTATCCGAGAGATTAATTAGCCAAGTGATCGTTACAATAACATTATTCTATATAATAAAAAAGGCTCAAGACATTCTAAAAATACTATGAGCTCTCCATTCTCTTAACTCTCTAAAGTATTATTAACTTGATCGTCGAAGTGTCGGTGGTTGAACACCACATCAGTGCTAGATTTTGTTGTCTTGTAAGGTGATCGTTCAATTCTTCTCGATTATTACCAATTTAACGTTCTtaccaaatttcaaaatcaacaatatttaaatttcaagctTTATAATTAAATAGTAAAGATAACGGATATGTTGTGTTTGAACCATGTGGTTGAAATCTAGATTTAGATTAGATATATATGGATATGTTTTGTTATGTAATTACTTTGTTTTACTAGGAGATTTAAgtaatttctatttaatttaaaactctCCATATATAATGAATCGTTTAAATGATTTTaagtaaaaattaattatttaattaaaactttttaatacaatttatttagtttgattgttttcttaaaaaagcAAACTAAACAAGGGAATTTGACTCCTTTGCcgcaaaattaaaatttcttgGGAATGGAGAATGAAATGGAGAGCGAGGATGAGGATGCCATGAGCATCTTTACATGGTTTTTGCAATGGTTCTTCATAGATTCTATAGAGGTCTTCTGTAGGCCTTCCAAGGACCTCCATGAGACTGTTAGGTCATTCATGCACTTTAGAGAGGTCTATTTGTCAGATCACTTGGATCGATTTCTTAAAGTCATCAGTTAGTATCGATTAGACGTGGGTTCCATTGACCTTAGATCAGCTATTTTAGACCTTTATTATTGTCTTTTAGTCTATGATTTTCGGCCTTAACCCATCTCAATAAATTTACCGATAACAAAAACTTAGTAAATTAAGATATATACTACATATACGTCGGAAGACCAAACCATTGACCCAACTACTAATATTCATAGCTTTATTTTTTCTTGTCACATTTTTAATGGAATTTTCTTCTCACTTTTTCTCCACTCTCACTTTCTCCTCActctctttttatttctttacaattgaCTGACTTTTTCCcccaaaagaaaacaataatctTATTGACCGCAACTCAAGTTTCCCAACTATTCTTTTCTgttattaaaaagaataatatatccccacccccccccccccccccccccccccccaagatctttccttttgaaaattatgaatttaaaattgaaggaaaaaaaaaaactttaatcttatttattgatatagCTTTTCCATGTATAAAATGACCCCAAAAAACACGGTTCTGTGTATACTCCCATTTGGCTCTGTAGCCTCATACTCCTCCATCCTCATCATCACAATTTCACaattatttctctctctctctctctctgtttttcatttttatcttttagaTGACATCAAAATCAAATAATGGATCCAAATCCCAAGCTGAGTGTTGCATGTGTGGAGATTTTGGCTTCTCTTACGAGCTTTTTCACTGCAAAATCTGCCAATTCAGATCCCAACACAGgcaattttctctctctttaaccCATGTTTTCTTCtgggcttttttttttcttctgaatttcaatttcaatttcattctCCTCAATTCTCAGGTACTGTAGCAATTTATACCCCAAAGCCGATTGCTACCGAATATGCAATTGGTGTCTTGGTCAAAAGGAGGAATCAAACCCCAAATCACCaaattcttcttcctctaatAAACCACAAATCACCACACACCAAATTCCCACTTTTCAATCCCAACTAAACAAACTCATCAAAAAACAGAGCTCCCCTGAAGTAATTCTGCCCCCTCCCCCGCCTCCACCTCGCCGGAGACCCCTCCCCCTCGACGACAAACTCCGTCGGACTAGATCGGAGGAGATTTCCCACCGGACTGGGATCAAACGGCCGGTCATCTTTAGAAACAAGGTCAGAAGGTACAAACTTTTGGACGAGGTTTCCAgctgaaaattttcaaatcatttgtgtttttgtttttaggtttaccaaaaaatttaatgaaatggAACTTAAAGAGAAATAAAGAGAGAACTGGAATCCAAATAGCTCAGTAAATTATGTTGATAATAGTGATATAATAACAATTAAAGAttaagaaaaatactttttgtGTGACTGTGTGTTTGTGTTTGGTTATCAAAtccccttcttttttttttttttttgaattatatataattgaatttgtcATTTTGGAGACTTTTGCGACAATCCTTCCACGTCCACGATTGCTATGTGCCAAACACGGTGTTATATCATATCTGTGACAGACCAATCATGTTCTTCCATGTTCACAATCATATTATATGCTTACTTTTACCTAATCATAATAATTAGCTTTACCCAACATTTTACTATACTTCAACTCATAATATACATACATTCCCTCACACGTAAAACTTTCAAATCTCTTTATATCATTCAACTTTCAGTTacgtttttaataatttttttccctcttgAACCTTCAACTGTAAATGAAATACTGTTTAAATGAATGAATTAGGCTTACGTCAAGTAATATATCTTAGTCATGTCTATGTACGATCTAAATTTTATCATACTAGCCGGGagccataaaaataaaaagagataaTCTAGAACGAATATATATGTATAGAAGCATATTTAGggtaaagtaaaaaataaaatcacaaAATGGTAGGTGAATAATGTAAAATTAGGGGAAAAAGTAAAGATATAGAAAAATGTAATGTAGATATTAATTGAGATTCGAAGTGGGTGTTGGGGACAGGAATTTTGGAACATTCTGGATTGAGTGAACGCCATTCAGATTCCTTCAAGGTTATCAGAAACTAAAGTCTATTGTGATTACTATGGCAACTCATCTCTtcaattcaaattcttcttgtctttcttttttttttttttttttctaataaaagaaTTGCCTcgcttttttctttatttttttatttgaggaATATAATGAAGATGACGTGTTATTTTGAAACATTGCAATTTACCTTAATTTAATGTTTCAAGGATTATTTTAATCTTCACTCTCAAATAAATGACAAAGCAATATCTTTGTTATATAGGAAGGTTgtaccaaaattttaaaagaatagatgttttcaaaattgctTTCTTTTAGTCGTTAAAATTTGAcgatgatttttaaaatatattaggGAGAAGATTACCAAACTAAATAGGTTAAACAaatctattttattatttttccttaaaaaaggatgtattttatataacttaataacttaataactaacttaataaattattattttttttaaaaatgaagttatccattaaaattttaggaaaacttcAATAATATCTCAAGAAATATCAAGATTTGCAcgcattttagttttattaatgCATTAACTCACacatctgaaaaaaaaaaacctagttctagagatttttttttttttttttgaaaaattcatcCATTTTGTACAATATGtatatttcaaaagtttttctCATGCATTTAATAAATAGAATAAACCTTAAAGTTTGAATGATAAAATAGTACTTTTTCTTAAAATCGGGTTTTTAGACTAAAattcattttagtctttaaactaATTAGCTTGTTTTATGTTTAACCTTAAACTAATGTTGTTTTTGCctttaggtttcaaaatttgttctattttagtcccttgatattttttaaaaatgattttggtTCTTCTATGctacttttttttatcttaatttttCTTCCCAACGTTGGTCTCTAACTTATTTAGTTGGAAATTATGTTCATATTAACAGATTAGTTCAACACTCAAAGctacattattaattttttaaaattaaaatataagaaggaaaaaaaaacatttttgacGTTCAAGACTTAAAATAGACATTAAATTTAAAGGATTTAAATGGAacaatttaaaagttcaaagacaaataaatattataaaaaatttagaagcaAAATTAGAACAAACTTGAAAGTTGatatatcaaattaaaaatattttttagttcaatgtaggcacatattttttttttcttaatagaaTATAATTTATGACAGTTGAGTTATACTCTATTTGACatgaaaataagatttaaaaatttCTTTGATTACAATTGAATCACAAATTAAATCAACATCCCTGTTCTCTCTAGCTGTTgcatataaaatgatgcaactCAAAAAGTACAAATCCACAGCTGGTTCAGCTATAGATCTTTGAAGTTTGAACAGCTTATATTTAATGaggcaaaaagaaaaattatagttGGCCCAAATTGGAGGCCATAAAGTTGTTGTGTTGGGCATTTGATTGATGTTATCATTATTTTAGATGTCAATGAGctgtttttttcccccttttattttcatttatttaatccCATCATAACCTTTTCATTCCTTTTGCTTTCTTACATAACAATCAATCATCATTGTCCATTCATTCCTGCTCAACTATTGAAACTCTTATGAATTTACAATTCCACATTCATTACAATTTGTACACATTTGATTTTTTGGGGCATTTAGTTTTTTGTGTtccttaaaatataaaataaaaggacTAGTGACGAATTTTAGTTCATTGGTTTaggaaaatggaaaatcaatatatgtttGATAATTGTTTTGAGAATATCAAAATACGTTTAATAGATGAGCATAATTTATTTGACATGGAATTTATACTATCAAATATTGAAGTTATAGTTTTGATTCCTCCATCCTATATTATAGGAGAAAGATATGTTCAATTAATGCCAACATGAACATAGTTCACCTAGCGTAAAAGCTTGCACTATCTAACTTATACTGTGAACTTGattttgtattaatttgtaTACAGTGGAGTAAAATCTCTAATAATTATGCTTTGACTATTTCTCTCATATAAATACTTGACTTGAAGGTTGAAAAACTTATTCTCGAGCAAAATTGACTTGTTGATCTTGCATGTTGGATTTGCTTTCAAAGAGTGTAGCACATGTGAGTTTTCTTAAGTTAAATCCTTAAGGAGGTGTTTGACCCAAATAGTTGGGGGAGGAAGAGTTGAGGGTCctactaaaaaaatatcaattttataccTATTAACTTCTTACACTGTAGGCT
This genomic window from Benincasa hispida cultivar B227 chromosome 4, ASM972705v1, whole genome shotgun sequence contains:
- the LOC120075221 gene encoding uncharacterized protein LOC120075221; this encodes MTSKSNNGSKSQAECCMCGDFGFSYELFHCKICQFRSQHRYCSNLYPKADCYRICNWCLGQKEESNPKSPNSSSSNKPQITTHQIPTFQSQLNKLIKKQSSPEVILPPPPPPPRRRPLPLDDKLRRTRSEEISHRTGIKRPVIFRNKVRRYKLLDEVSS